Proteins from a genomic interval of Rhodococcoides fascians A25f:
- a CDS encoding GNAT family N-acetyltransferase — MRTVVTDARTTPYLVDLTPPEFRLRLLEALSIYVEAMGYPRGTEQSRAPMWSEHLHRPGWRAVGALLPNSDPNQPDSLVAVAYGYHGAPHQWWHQQVRDGLRRSGHPPHSVENALGNYFELTELHVLPSAQGYGLGGQLCHRLLDGVSADNVMLSTPEVAREDNRAWRLYRRLGFSDVLRDFRFAGDRRPFAVLGRRLPLDGPVA, encoded by the coding sequence TTGAGGACAGTCGTCACCGATGCGCGGACAACGCCGTACCTGGTCGATCTGACGCCCCCGGAATTCCGCCTGCGGCTGCTCGAAGCACTGTCGATCTACGTCGAAGCCATGGGTTACCCACGCGGAACCGAGCAGAGCCGGGCACCGATGTGGAGCGAACATCTGCATCGTCCGGGTTGGCGAGCGGTGGGAGCGCTGCTCCCGAACTCCGACCCGAACCAGCCCGATTCACTGGTCGCAGTTGCCTACGGCTACCACGGTGCACCCCATCAGTGGTGGCATCAACAGGTTCGTGACGGATTGCGCCGCTCGGGGCACCCTCCGCACAGCGTCGAGAACGCGTTGGGGAACTACTTCGAGCTGACCGAGCTCCACGTCCTCCCGAGCGCTCAGGGATATGGCCTCGGCGGGCAACTGTGCCATCGGTTGCTCGACGGTGTGAGCGCGGACAACGTGATGTTGTCCACACCCGAGGTGGCGCGGGAGGACAACCGAGCCTGGCGGCTCTATCGGCGGCTGGGCTTTTCGGACGTGCTGCGGGACTTCAGGTTCGCGGGCGATCGACGCCCGTTCGCCGTCCTGGGTCGCCGGTTGCCACTGGACGGGCCAGTAGCCTGA
- the metF gene encoding methylenetetrahydrofolate reductase [NAD(P)H], with product MSEESVRGRASRGNASSTPSIVDRLRSEPDARIPFSVEFSPPRDAAAEAKLWRAVREFEQLQPAFVSMTYGAGGSTRDRTVRVTGQIAEETTLLPVAHLTAVSHSVDELRSMVGSYADRGITNILVLRGDPPGDPLGDWEKHPDGVEYAEELVRLVRDLGDFHVGVASFPEGHHRADDLEQDTRCLVGKLRAGAEYSITQMFFDVDDYLRLRDRVSAYDAEQGAKPIIPEIMPITSLRSVRRMLELSGTTLPSSLDEKFTRAAGSGPEEDRAAVREVGIELATNIGERLISEGAPGLHFITLNFARATREVLCNLGLAPARV from the coding sequence GTGAGCGAAGAATCAGTCCGGGGGCGGGCGAGCCGAGGGAACGCGTCGAGCACGCCGTCCATCGTCGACCGACTGCGCAGTGAACCGGACGCCAGAATCCCGTTTTCTGTCGAGTTCTCGCCGCCGCGCGATGCTGCAGCCGAGGCCAAGTTGTGGCGCGCAGTTCGTGAGTTCGAGCAACTGCAACCGGCGTTCGTGTCGATGACGTACGGTGCCGGAGGCTCGACCCGAGATCGAACGGTGCGTGTCACCGGACAGATTGCGGAAGAGACCACACTGCTCCCTGTGGCGCATCTCACTGCTGTCTCGCACAGTGTCGACGAGTTGCGGTCGATGGTCGGGTCCTACGCCGACCGCGGCATCACCAACATCCTCGTGCTGCGCGGAGATCCGCCGGGAGATCCGCTCGGTGACTGGGAGAAGCATCCGGACGGCGTCGAGTACGCGGAGGAACTCGTTCGGTTGGTGCGCGATCTCGGTGACTTCCATGTCGGAGTGGCGTCGTTCCCTGAAGGACACCACCGCGCCGACGACCTCGAACAGGACACCAGGTGCCTGGTCGGCAAGCTCCGTGCAGGGGCCGAGTACTCGATCACCCAGATGTTCTTCGATGTGGACGACTATCTGCGTCTGCGCGATCGCGTCTCTGCGTACGACGCCGAGCAAGGTGCCAAGCCGATCATTCCCGAGATCATGCCCATCACCTCGCTCCGGTCGGTTCGCCGGATGCTCGAGCTCTCGGGCACCACGCTGCCGTCCTCCCTGGACGAGAAGTTCACTCGCGCAGCCGGATCCGGGCCCGAAGAGGATCGCGCCGCCGTCCGAGAGGTAGGCATCGAACTTGCCACGAACATCGGCGAGCGGCTGATCTCCGAAGGTGCACCCGGTTTGCACTTCATCACGTTGAACTTTGCCCGCGCCACCCGTGAGGTGTTGTGCAACCTGGGTCTCGCGCCCGCGCGGGTGTAG
- a CDS encoding DUF3040 domain-containing protein — MPLSEHEQRMLDQIESALYAEDPKFASHVRGGRVRAASSRRRFQAAALFVVGLVLLVAGVALSTNSLAFLVVSLIGFLFMFGAGALFLFGGSKKGAAATPDEGGTTNSAAEASGRGSGQKSKGGRKGGSFTSRMEDRFRKRFEQD; from the coding sequence GTGCCACTCTCCGAGCACGAGCAGCGCATGCTCGATCAGATCGAGAGCGCTCTCTACGCCGAGGATCCCAAGTTCGCGTCTCATGTGAGGGGCGGCCGCGTTCGCGCGGCGTCGAGCAGGAGGCGCTTTCAGGCTGCCGCGCTGTTCGTCGTGGGACTCGTGTTGCTCGTCGCCGGTGTTGCTTTGTCGACGAACAGCTTGGCTTTTCTCGTCGTCAGTCTCATCGGCTTTTTGTTCATGTTCGGTGCCGGGGCACTGTTCCTGTTCGGCGGTTCCAAGAAGGGAGCCGCAGCGACGCCGGACGAAGGTGGCACAACCAACAGTGCTGCCGAGGCCTCCGGTCGTGGTTCCGGACAGAAGTCGAAGGGTGGCCGCAAAGGCGGCAGCTTCACCTCTCGCATGGAAGACCGGTTCCGTAAGAGGTTCGAGCAGGACTGA
- the mraZ gene encoding division/cell wall cluster transcriptional repressor MraZ, whose amino-acid sequence MFLGTYTPKLDDKGRLTLPAKFRDALAGGVMVSKGQDFSLAVYTAADFAERSRKLTAASRANPKARAYVRQFFSGTDEQRPDGQGRITISPEHRRYAGLERNCVVIGSMDFIEIWNDEAWARYSAENEQDFSDAFDESLGGIL is encoded by the coding sequence GTGTTTCTCGGTACCTACACGCCGAAGCTCGACGACAAGGGTCGACTGACGTTGCCGGCCAAGTTTCGGGACGCGCTTGCAGGAGGTGTCATGGTGAGCAAGGGGCAGGATTTCAGCCTCGCGGTCTACACCGCGGCAGACTTCGCGGAGCGGTCTCGGAAGCTGACGGCGGCGTCTCGTGCCAACCCGAAAGCCCGCGCCTACGTTCGTCAGTTCTTTTCGGGAACCGACGAGCAGCGGCCGGACGGACAGGGGCGCATCACCATCAGCCCAGAGCACCGTCGCTACGCGGGACTCGAACGTAACTGCGTCGTGATCGGTTCGATGGATTTCATCGAAATCTGGAACGACGAAGCATGGGCCCGTTACTCCGCTGAAAACGAGCAGGACTTCTCCGACGCATTCGACGAATCCCTCGGAGGAATCTTGTAG
- a CDS encoding glycosyltransferase translates to MTDRLLARTTATATVLATASAAVSLLNARFTPGLRTPDRDIAERIVVCIPARNEVATLPLLIGDLTRQRSCTDLHVIVLDDDSSDGTASAARAAATGDPRIRVVTSDAAPPAGWTGKAAACAELARLADDGDAQASLIVFVDADVRLAPDAVAAAAGTLRQHAAALLCPWPEQLVGSVAERLVQPLLAWSWMSTLPVPLANSTLLPSMAVACGQFMAFDAAAYRAIGGHGCVAASATEDLDLARTLRRQGMPTVVVSGAGFVSCRMYQSVVDLRSGYSRWLWNEFGGPIGSATATVASAAIYLVPPIAALTASGSVRRLGWAGYLAGTVSRMAARRRESGPRFGVDDVVDAALHPVSILAFTGLVAESHVRRRRGSLTWKSRPSPSPHR, encoded by the coding sequence GTGACCGACCGACTCCTCGCACGAACGACGGCGACCGCTACCGTCCTGGCAACGGCGTCGGCCGCAGTGTCGCTGCTCAATGCGCGCTTCACGCCCGGCTTGCGCACTCCGGATCGGGACATCGCCGAACGCATCGTCGTCTGCATTCCCGCCCGCAACGAGGTAGCGACACTGCCCTTGTTGATCGGCGATCTCACCCGTCAGCGATCGTGCACCGATCTGCACGTCATCGTCCTCGACGACGACTCGAGCGATGGAACGGCGTCGGCTGCCCGCGCGGCCGCCACCGGTGACCCGAGGATTCGCGTCGTGACCTCCGATGCCGCTCCCCCGGCCGGCTGGACCGGCAAGGCCGCCGCCTGCGCCGAGCTGGCGAGACTGGCCGACGACGGCGACGCACAGGCGTCGCTGATCGTGTTCGTCGACGCCGATGTGCGACTCGCGCCCGATGCCGTGGCGGCCGCGGCTGGGACGCTACGACAGCACGCTGCGGCACTGCTGTGCCCGTGGCCCGAACAGCTGGTCGGCAGTGTCGCCGAGCGACTCGTTCAACCGCTGCTCGCCTGGTCCTGGATGTCCACTCTTCCCGTGCCGTTGGCCAACTCGACGCTGCTGCCCTCGATGGCGGTGGCGTGTGGTCAGTTCATGGCGTTCGACGCCGCCGCTTATCGCGCGATCGGGGGCCACGGCTGCGTCGCGGCCAGCGCAACGGAGGATCTCGATCTGGCACGCACCCTGCGCCGGCAAGGCATGCCGACGGTGGTGGTGTCGGGAGCAGGGTTCGTCAGCTGCCGGATGTACCAGTCGGTTGTCGACCTGCGGTCCGGGTACAGCCGGTGGCTGTGGAACGAGTTCGGCGGCCCGATCGGTTCGGCCACCGCAACAGTGGCGTCGGCCGCGATCTACCTGGTGCCGCCGATAGCGGCACTCACGGCTTCGGGATCGGTGCGTCGCCTCGGCTGGGCCGGATACCTCGCGGGCACCGTGTCTCGAATGGCCGCGCGTCGACGCGAATCGGGACCGCGGTTCGGCGTCGACGACGTGGTCGACGCGGCACTGCATCCGGTGTCGATTCTCGCCTTCACCGGGCTCGTCGCGGAATCCCACGTTCGTAGGCGACGAGGATCGTTGACGTGGAAGTCACGTCCGTCGCCCTCACCGCACCGCTGA
- a CDS encoding phytoene desaturase family protein, translating to MIDAVVVGSGHNALTSACYLTDAGWSVEVLERDTVAGGAVSTVERFPGHRVDRGSSAHIMIRHTGIVEELDLAQFGLRYIDCDPWAFAPGAVDTDERALVFHRDLDRTCDSIAAACGAADARAYRTFVSVWGPRSERTMRAFGGPPTGAKLLRSFWGLGAPDGGSMLSREFLATGDSLLDEMFSSERLKAALAWFGAQSGPPMSEPGTAPMVGFAALMHTLPPGRAVGGSGALTEAMIARLQRDGAELTLGDAVTSLVRRPHGWTTRTASGREIDSRVVVAGCHILTTLDLLADGGHDAAQIARWRSTIRVGPGLGTAVRLATDALPVYPSADRIEDGTHGLALLVRDRGQLRLAHGHALAGDLPPTPAVLGMSFSAIDPTIAPPGQHQISLWSQWHPHTLADGRKWRSDVPGERSLAEFEADRIVAEMDRYAPGFAGAVLDRHVQSPPDIERELGLIGGNIMHLDMSLDQMMMWRPHPQLAGHRVPGADGLYLTGASTHPGGGVTAASGRSAARIAIADARAGRRREFFRRRRV from the coding sequence GTGATCGACGCTGTGGTGGTGGGCTCCGGCCACAATGCCCTGACCTCCGCCTGCTACCTGACCGATGCCGGGTGGTCTGTCGAGGTTCTCGAACGCGACACCGTTGCCGGTGGCGCAGTATCCACCGTGGAGCGCTTTCCCGGACATCGAGTGGATCGCGGTTCGTCGGCACACATCATGATTCGCCACACCGGCATCGTCGAGGAGCTCGACCTCGCACAGTTCGGCCTGCGCTACATCGACTGCGATCCCTGGGCGTTCGCACCGGGAGCCGTCGACACCGACGAGCGCGCCCTCGTCTTCCATCGCGATCTCGATCGCACCTGCGACTCCATCGCCGCCGCGTGCGGGGCCGCGGACGCCCGCGCCTACCGCACGTTCGTCTCGGTCTGGGGTCCCCGTAGCGAACGAACCATGCGCGCGTTCGGCGGGCCGCCGACCGGGGCGAAGCTGCTCCGCTCCTTCTGGGGTCTCGGGGCTCCGGACGGGGGCAGCATGCTCTCCCGCGAATTTCTCGCCACCGGTGATTCGTTGCTGGACGAGATGTTCTCGAGCGAACGCCTCAAGGCCGCGCTGGCATGGTTCGGCGCGCAGTCGGGGCCGCCGATGTCCGAGCCGGGTACCGCCCCGATGGTCGGTTTCGCCGCTCTCATGCACACCCTTCCACCCGGCCGCGCCGTCGGCGGCAGTGGTGCGCTGACCGAGGCGATGATCGCCCGGTTGCAGCGGGACGGGGCCGAACTCACTCTCGGCGACGCCGTGACCTCGCTCGTACGCCGGCCCCACGGCTGGACCACCAGGACCGCGTCGGGTCGGGAGATCGACAGCCGTGTGGTCGTTGCCGGTTGTCATATCCTGACCACGCTCGACCTGCTCGCCGACGGTGGGCACGACGCGGCGCAGATCGCTCGGTGGCGCAGCACGATTCGGGTGGGTCCGGGACTCGGTACTGCGGTCCGGTTGGCCACCGACGCCCTTCCGGTGTATCCCAGTGCCGACCGAATCGAGGACGGCACCCACGGCCTTGCACTGCTGGTGCGCGATCGCGGCCAGCTGCGCCTGGCGCACGGCCATGCACTCGCCGGTGATCTGCCGCCGACTCCGGCCGTGCTGGGAATGTCGTTCAGCGCCATCGACCCCACCATCGCGCCGCCGGGACAGCATCAGATCTCGCTGTGGTCGCAGTGGCATCCGCACACTCTCGCCGACGGCAGAAAATGGCGTTCGGACGTTCCGGGCGAACGCTCGTTGGCCGAGTTCGAGGCGGACCGGATCGTGGCCGAAATGGATCGGTACGCACCCGGGTTCGCCGGTGCAGTGCTGGATCGACACGTCCAATCTCCGCCCGACATCGAGCGTGAGCTCGGGCTGATCGGAGGCAACATCATGCACCTGGACATGTCACTCGACCAGATGATGATGTGGCGGCCGCACCCACAACTGGCGGGTCATCGAGTCCCGGGCGCGGACGGGCTCTATCTCACCGGCGCATCCACCCACCCCGGTGGCGGGGTGACCGCAGCCAGTGGTCGGTCGGCCGCACGAATCGCGATCGCCGACGCCCGCGCCGGACGCCGTCGCGAGTTCTTTCGGAGGAGGCGAGTATGA
- a CDS encoding carotenoid biosynthesis protein: MRIAPIVVAVAAVGCQIVYPLVSGSTRDAVTVAVVALLALASILHAVLHRGAVWATVLVLVTAGTGFASELVGTATGIPFGEYFYAQNRLGPSLFEVPVVVPLAWTAGFYPIWCAVTYVVRRLGTTQVRAAGLRIAAVAVGMVGWDLYLDPQMVTDGQWTWTAGAVGLPGVPSIPLTNYLGWLVVATLMAAVVESLDRAIGGVRPSDTRLQPLDDAVPIGLFLWTWLGSALAHAVFLDGPELRFSAVYGFLVMGAVGVPLVWIGGRERRPRSRAAVSGLGTDTPR, translated from the coding sequence ATGAGGATCGCACCGATCGTCGTAGCGGTCGCTGCTGTCGGCTGCCAGATCGTCTATCCACTGGTGTCGGGCTCGACCCGAGACGCGGTGACTGTTGCTGTGGTCGCGTTGCTGGCACTCGCATCGATCCTGCATGCCGTGCTGCACCGAGGAGCGGTGTGGGCCACCGTTCTGGTCCTCGTCACGGCAGGCACCGGTTTCGCCTCCGAACTGGTGGGCACCGCCACCGGCATCCCTTTCGGCGAATACTTCTACGCACAGAATCGCTTGGGTCCCAGTCTGTTCGAGGTGCCCGTGGTGGTCCCGCTGGCCTGGACGGCCGGTTTCTACCCGATCTGGTGCGCGGTAACCTACGTCGTTCGCCGTCTCGGCACGACACAGGTCCGCGCCGCCGGCCTCCGGATCGCGGCGGTAGCGGTGGGCATGGTCGGCTGGGACCTCTATCTCGATCCGCAGATGGTCACCGACGGCCAATGGACGTGGACGGCCGGTGCCGTCGGCCTGCCAGGGGTGCCGTCCATCCCGCTGACCAACTACCTCGGCTGGCTCGTGGTGGCCACGCTGATGGCGGCGGTCGTGGAGTCACTCGACCGTGCCATCGGAGGCGTTCGCCCGTCCGACACCCGGCTGCAACCGCTCGACGATGCGGTACCGATCGGGCTGTTCCTGTGGACTTGGCTCGGGTCGGCGCTCGCGCATGCCGTATTCCTCGACGGTCCGGAACTTCGATTCTCGGCGGTGTACGGGTTCCTGGTGATGGGCGCGGTCGGCGTACCGCTGGTGTGGATCGGTGGCCGCGAGCGTCGCCCACGATCGCGCGCAGCAGTCTCCGGTCTCGGTACCGACACGCCTCGCTGA
- the rsmH gene encoding 16S rRNA (cytosine(1402)-N(4))-methyltransferase RsmH, translating into MTEGDGQDESASSADRPDRRSAGPLHVPVRLGRADELLGPALDSADGTRVMIDATLGLGGHAEHFLRTYPHLHLIGLDRDPDALRLAGSRLAPFADRITLVHTTYDGIAEALDQAGLPALDSVHAILFDLGVSSMQLDESDRGFAYSVDAPLDMRMNPTVGITAADVLNTYSHGDIARVLSTYGEERFAGKIASAVLRRREHTPFTTSGPLVELLYAAIPAATRRTGGHPAKRTFQALRIEVNGELDSLKSAVPAGLEALAVGGRVVFMSYQSLEDRVVKQELAPRIKSRSPEGLPVELPGMGPEFRLLTRGAERASDEEIDVNPRSAPVRLRAAERIARRAE; encoded by the coding sequence ATGACGGAGGGCGACGGGCAGGACGAGAGCGCATCGTCCGCAGACCGACCCGATCGTCGATCCGCAGGTCCGCTGCACGTACCGGTTCGACTCGGCCGCGCCGACGAATTACTCGGCCCCGCACTCGATTCCGCAGACGGCACCCGCGTCATGATCGACGCGACCCTGGGACTCGGCGGTCATGCCGAACACTTCCTCCGAACCTATCCACACCTGCACCTCATCGGACTCGATCGCGATCCCGATGCACTTCGACTCGCCGGATCCCGGTTGGCCCCGTTCGCCGATCGAATCACGTTGGTACACACAACGTACGACGGTATCGCCGAGGCACTCGACCAAGCCGGCTTGCCGGCACTCGATTCCGTGCACGCCATTCTGTTCGATCTCGGAGTGTCGTCGATGCAGCTGGACGAGTCCGATCGCGGGTTCGCCTACTCCGTCGATGCGCCACTGGACATGCGGATGAATCCGACGGTGGGCATCACTGCTGCCGACGTGCTCAATACCTACTCGCACGGTGACATCGCGCGGGTGCTCAGCACCTACGGCGAGGAGCGGTTCGCCGGCAAGATCGCCTCCGCTGTTCTGCGACGACGTGAGCACACGCCGTTCACCACGAGTGGTCCGTTGGTCGAGCTGCTCTACGCCGCAATCCCGGCCGCGACGCGGCGCACCGGTGGACACCCGGCCAAGCGCACGTTTCAGGCCCTGCGTATCGAGGTCAACGGCGAGCTGGACTCGCTGAAGTCTGCGGTGCCTGCCGGGCTCGAGGCCTTGGCTGTGGGGGGCCGGGTGGTCTTCATGTCGTATCAGTCGCTCGAAGACCGAGTCGTCAAGCAGGAGTTGGCCCCTCGGATCAAGTCCCGTAGCCCCGAGGGGCTGCCGGTCGAGCTTCCCGGAATGGGTCCGGAGTTTCGGCTCCTGACCAGAGGTGCCGAGCGCGCCTCGGATGAAGAAATCGACGTCAACCCACGCTCGGCCCCGGTGAGATTGCGCGCCGCCGAACGGATTGCAAGGAGAGCGGAATGA
- a CDS encoding peptidoglycan D,D-transpeptidase FtsI family protein, producing MTRPTPAPSRRPPSRKRLDSSTFRFRHGTGRILMYVALAVAAAQLLWIQGFDGPRLSAESASQRTTTVVDPAMRGSILDRNGNPIAFTMEAKALTFQPVRVRKELDEARAKDPTAPETEQYLEDIAARIHNDLGDVISEKDLLAKLKSNDEFTYLARGVDASVASKISADFKQVGLERQDIREYPGGSLAANIVGATGWDGHGLLGLEDSLDATLAGTDGSQTYDRGSDGAVIPGSWRDKQPAVNGSSVELTIDADLQYYVQQQVQLAKDLSGAKNASAYVQDSRTGEVLAMSNDNTFNAGIGVGNNERTKEMGNLPVTTPFEPGSVNKIITAAAAIEYGLTTPDEVLQVPGSIFMSGVSVKDAWDHGVAPYTTTGVFGKSSNVGTLMLAQRVGEDRYADMLSRFGLGQRSDVGLPNESAGSVPSRDQWSGGTFANLPIGQGLSMTLLQMTGMYQAIANDGVRIPPRIVEATVDANGQRTETERPDGVYVVSPDTAKTVRNMFRSVTQDDTGNQRGTGVAAGVEGYQISGKTGTAQQVDPECKCYSNSNYWITFAGIAPADDPRYVIGIMLDAPTRSADGSGGQSAAPLFHNIASWMLQRDSVPMSADPGPKLVLQAD from the coding sequence GTGACCAGGCCTACGCCTGCTCCGAGTCGACGGCCACCGAGCCGAAAGCGTCTCGACTCGTCCACCTTTCGGTTCCGTCACGGAACCGGCAGAATTCTGATGTACGTGGCGCTGGCCGTCGCGGCAGCGCAGTTGCTGTGGATTCAGGGTTTCGACGGTCCGAGACTGTCGGCCGAGTCGGCGTCGCAGCGCACCACCACAGTTGTCGATCCCGCGATGCGCGGGTCGATTCTCGATCGCAACGGCAATCCGATCGCCTTCACGATGGAGGCGAAAGCGCTGACGTTCCAGCCGGTTCGGGTTCGTAAGGAACTCGACGAGGCGAGGGCGAAAGATCCCACTGCGCCGGAGACCGAGCAGTACCTCGAGGACATCGCCGCGCGCATCCACAACGATCTCGGCGACGTGATCAGCGAGAAGGATCTGCTCGCGAAACTGAAGAGCAACGACGAATTCACCTACCTGGCACGGGGTGTGGACGCCTCCGTGGCGTCGAAGATCAGTGCGGATTTCAAGCAGGTCGGGCTGGAGCGTCAGGACATTCGGGAGTATCCGGGCGGATCTCTGGCCGCCAACATCGTCGGTGCCACCGGTTGGGACGGACACGGTCTGCTCGGCCTGGAGGATTCGCTCGACGCGACTTTGGCCGGAACCGACGGTTCGCAGACCTACGACCGTGGGTCCGACGGTGCCGTCATTCCCGGCAGCTGGCGTGACAAGCAGCCTGCAGTCAACGGTTCCAGCGTCGAACTGACCATCGACGCAGATCTTCAGTACTACGTGCAGCAGCAGGTGCAGTTGGCGAAGGACCTGTCCGGAGCCAAGAATGCGTCTGCCTACGTGCAGGATTCACGCACCGGTGAAGTACTGGCGATGTCGAACGACAACACCTTCAATGCCGGGATCGGTGTCGGTAACAACGAGCGCACCAAGGAGATGGGCAATCTCCCGGTCACCACTCCGTTCGAGCCGGGTTCGGTGAACAAGATCATCACGGCGGCTGCGGCCATCGAATACGGACTCACCACGCCGGACGAGGTGTTGCAGGTTCCGGGCAGCATCTTCATGTCCGGGGTGTCGGTCAAGGATGCGTGGGACCACGGTGTCGCGCCGTACACCACGACCGGCGTGTTCGGTAAGTCCTCCAACGTCGGCACGCTGATGCTGGCGCAACGCGTCGGCGAGGACCGATACGCCGACATGCTCAGCAGGTTCGGCCTCGGCCAACGCAGTGATGTCGGTCTGCCCAACGAGAGCGCCGGAAGCGTGCCCAGTCGGGATCAGTGGTCGGGCGGCACGTTCGCCAACCTTCCCATCGGTCAGGGCCTGTCGATGACGCTGCTGCAGATGACCGGGATGTACCAGGCGATCGCCAACGACGGCGTGCGCATCCCCCCACGCATCGTCGAGGCGACGGTGGACGCGAACGGCCAGCGGACCGAGACCGAGCGGCCGGACGGGGTGTACGTCGTCAGCCCCGATACCGCGAAGACGGTTCGCAACATGTTCCGTTCCGTCACCCAGGACGACACGGGTAACCAGCGCGGGACTGGTGTCGCCGCAGGCGTCGAGGGATACCAGATCAGTGGCAAGACCGGTACGGCGCAGCAGGTCGATCCGGAATGCAAGTGCTACTCCAACTCGAACTACTGGATCACGTTCGCGGGTATCGCACCCGCCGACGATCCTCGCTACGTGATCGGCATCATGCTCGACGCCCCGACACGCAGCGCCGACGGCTCGGGCGGTCAGTCGGCAGCCCCTCTGTTCCACAACATCGCCAGCTGGATGCTGCAACGGGACAGCGTGCCCATGTCGGCAGACCCCGGACCCAAGCTGGTTCTGCAGGCAGACTGA
- a CDS encoding LppM family (lipo)protein: protein MPWHDVAVQSTSRTSHRTHRRRILSVVALALLVAPLLAGCLRVQVTMGVSANDRVAGQIVAASVPTSDSDTGPELVVPSSIEDKVRVEPYNQDGYVGSQAIFDDLSFGDVQTLGSIFQNAAGSFQLELQRSGDTVTLAGNADLSSVPAQGSDVQFTIAFPARIGTTNGTRESDNSISWKLPAGEVTSVRAEVNYPDPNTRSFAGWAGIVGGVTVGVAAIIGAMAWVSRNPPLRNRQPRGPEADSSTDRTSV, encoded by the coding sequence ATGCCCTGGCACGATGTCGCTGTGCAGTCGACATCGCGAACATCTCACCGAACCCACCGCCGCAGAATTCTCTCGGTGGTCGCACTGGCGCTGCTGGTCGCGCCGCTGCTGGCCGGGTGCCTGCGGGTACAGGTCACGATGGGGGTGTCGGCGAACGACCGGGTGGCGGGCCAGATCGTGGCGGCCAGCGTGCCGACCTCGGACTCCGATACCGGCCCGGAGCTGGTGGTTCCGTCCTCGATCGAGGACAAGGTGCGCGTCGAGCCGTACAACCAGGACGGATATGTCGGCTCACAGGCCATTTTCGACGATCTCTCGTTCGGCGATGTGCAGACGCTCGGCTCCATCTTCCAGAACGCCGCCGGATCGTTCCAGCTGGAGCTGCAGCGATCGGGTGACACCGTCACCCTGGCGGGCAACGCGGACCTGTCCTCGGTTCCGGCTCAGGGTTCGGACGTGCAGTTCACCATTGCATTCCCTGCCCGCATCGGAACCACGAACGGCACCCGCGAGAGCGACAACTCCATCTCCTGGAAGTTGCCAGCAGGCGAAGTGACGTCGGTGCGCGCCGAGGTCAACTACCCCGATCCCAACACCAGGAGCTTCGCCGGCTGGGCGGGCATCGTCGGTGGTGTCACCGTCGGCGTCGCGGCCATCATCGGAGCCATGGCCTGGGTCTCGCGCAACCCACCGCTGCGCAATCGGCAGCCTCGAGGACCCGAGGCGGACAGTTCGACCGACAGAACGTCGGTGTGA
- a CDS encoding SAV_6107 family HEPN domain-containing protein, with translation MTITKAFDAGVRSPVPRQARVLLGRADALLSESIGESDAGDRFLGSYAAALKGAAAVLASLPNSIGARPRSRNAWVLMAKAAPELAAWSDYFASFSATRAAVEAGASSTIADLDADDFYRHVSRFLNSVDDRLGGQSRFASVDPMATPLSA, from the coding sequence ATGACGATCACGAAGGCATTCGATGCCGGCGTGCGGTCGCCGGTGCCGCGTCAGGCCCGGGTTCTGCTCGGTCGGGCCGATGCTCTGTTGTCCGAGTCCATCGGGGAGAGCGATGCGGGTGATCGGTTTCTCGGAAGCTATGCCGCGGCGCTCAAAGGCGCGGCGGCAGTACTGGCGTCGTTGCCGAACTCGATCGGTGCGCGCCCGCGCTCGCGCAACGCGTGGGTGTTGATGGCGAAGGCGGCACCCGAACTCGCAGCCTGGTCGGATTACTTCGCATCGTTCTCGGCCACCCGCGCCGCGGTCGAAGCGGGCGCGTCGAGCACGATCGCCGATCTCGATGCCGACGATTTCTATCGGCACGTGAGTCGTTTCTTGAACTCGGTCGACGATCGACTCGGCGGTCAGTCGCGGTTCGCCTCCGTCGATCCGATGGCCACACCGTTGTCGGCGTAG